In Argonema galeatum A003/A1, a genomic segment contains:
- a CDS encoding LptA/OstA family protein codes for MMRAARLPDLWQRRLGLALMLPAALISAIALLPPTQSAKAQNAGEGRALNIRSDIQEADQKTGVITARGNVQLFYPSRQIQATAAQAQYFSKERRIVLTGNVYILQQGNSIRGEQVIYLIDEGRFVAVPQPNRQVESIYIVTDTNAPTQPAPPRVPGVRTAPR; via the coding sequence ATGATGAGAGCCGCTCGATTACCTGATTTATGGCAGCGTCGCCTGGGGTTAGCCTTGATGTTACCGGCTGCTTTGATAAGTGCGATCGCGCTTTTGCCGCCAACCCAAAGCGCCAAAGCCCAAAACGCCGGTGAAGGTCGCGCCCTGAACATCCGCTCCGATATTCAAGAAGCCGATCAAAAAACCGGCGTGATCACAGCACGAGGCAACGTCCAACTATTTTATCCATCCCGCCAAATTCAAGCCACAGCTGCCCAAGCGCAATACTTCAGCAAAGAACGCCGCATCGTCCTCACCGGCAATGTTTACATATTGCAGCAAGGCAACAGCATTCGCGGCGAACAAGTCATCTATCTGATCGATGAAGGGCGATTTGTCGCCGTACCTCAACCCAACCGCCAGGTAGAATCCATTTATATCGTTACCGATACTAATGCCCCAACCCAACCAGCACCGCCCAGAGTTCCTGGCGTGAGAACCGCCCCTCGCTAA
- a CDS encoding LptF/LptG family permease: protein MKIVTQYNPLRWLTFGVSIMDRYLVAELLAPFLFGVSLFSSIGVAIGSLELIRKITDAGLPLSTAMKVFLLKMPYFIAFALPASMLLATLITYIRLSSDSELIALRSCGVSIYRLILPAIVMSLVVTGITFAFNEFVVPAANYEASVILDSALNADRKDFQENNIIYPEFGEVDQPNGEKKEILKRLFYAEEFNGELMKNLTIVDRSKTGVNQIVVSESARWNIAENTWDFFNGTIYVISADSSYRNILRFEHHQLQLSRAPLDFARKGRKADDMNIVQVQEQLKLIQPSNDYKEIRKLKVRLQQKIALPFACLVFGLVGAVLGTKPQRTSKATGFGISVLIIFAYYLLRTIGDALGLSGFLTAWMAAWLPNLFGLGTGIWLLFRISR from the coding sequence ATGAAAATCGTCACCCAGTATAACCCACTCAGATGGCTAACTTTCGGTGTGTCGATCATGGATCGCTACCTAGTCGCCGAATTGCTAGCACCATTTCTGTTTGGGGTATCACTTTTCTCTTCCATTGGGGTGGCTATAGGATCTCTAGAACTGATCCGAAAAATCACAGACGCAGGGCTACCCCTGTCAACTGCGATGAAAGTTTTTCTGTTAAAAATGCCCTATTTCATCGCATTTGCCTTGCCTGCTTCGATGTTGCTGGCCACCTTGATTACTTACATTCGCCTCTCTAGCGACAGCGAACTGATCGCCCTACGCAGCTGTGGCGTTAGTATCTATCGCCTGATTTTGCCTGCGATCGTGATGAGTTTGGTTGTTACAGGCATCACCTTTGCTTTTAACGAATTTGTCGTACCTGCGGCTAATTACGAGGCGAGCGTTATTCTAGACAGCGCGTTGAATGCAGACAGGAAAGATTTTCAGGAAAATAACATCATTTATCCAGAATTTGGCGAAGTAGACCAACCAAATGGCGAAAAAAAGGAAATTTTGAAGCGCTTGTTCTACGCCGAAGAATTCAATGGCGAATTGATGAAAAACCTCACTATAGTCGATCGCTCCAAAACCGGAGTCAATCAAATAGTAGTCTCAGAATCAGCCCGTTGGAATATCGCTGAAAACACCTGGGACTTCTTCAACGGCACTATCTATGTAATATCTGCCGATAGTTCATATCGCAACATTTTGCGGTTTGAACACCACCAACTGCAACTATCCCGCGCTCCGTTAGATTTTGCCCGCAAAGGGCGGAAAGCTGACGATATGAACATTGTACAAGTGCAAGAGCAGCTAAAATTAATCCAGCCAAGCAATGACTACAAAGAGATTCGCAAGCTGAAAGTCCGTCTGCAACAAAAAATAGCCCTACCTTTTGCTTGTCTTGTCTTTGGTTTAGTAGGCGCAGTTTTGGGAACCAAGCCTCAACGAACGAGTAAAGCAACAGGATTTGGCATCAGCGTCTTAATCATTTTTGCTTACTACTTGCTGAGGACGATCGGCGATGCTTTAGGTTTGAGCGGCTTCCTGACTGCTTGGATGGCGGCTTGGTTGCCAAACTTGTTCGGCTTGGGAACGGGAATCTGGCTATTGTTCAGAATCTCGCGCTAG
- a CDS encoding ferredoxin thioredoxin reductase catalytic beta subunit, translating to MNTTENNTKANDHSLEAMRHFSEQYAKRTGTYFCVDPSVTAVVIEGLAKNKEELGSPLCPCRHYEDKEAEVSAAFWNCPCVPMRERKECHCMLFLTSDNDFAGDKQEISLEEIKVVRESMA from the coding sequence ATGAACACCACAGAGAACAACACCAAAGCTAACGACCATAGCCTCGAAGCAATGCGGCATTTTTCCGAACAGTACGCCAAACGCACCGGCACATACTTCTGCGTTGACCCTTCAGTAACCGCTGTTGTCATCGAAGGACTCGCCAAGAACAAAGAAGAACTCGGCTCACCCCTTTGTCCCTGTCGCCACTACGAAGACAAAGAAGCAGAAGTAAGTGCCGCTTTCTGGAACTGTCCCTGCGTCCCAATGAGGGAGCGCAAAGAATGCCACTGTATGTTGTTTCTCACCTCAGACAACGACTTTGCCGGTGACAAGCAAGAAATTTCTCTCGAAGAGATCAAAGTTGTCAGAGAAAGCATGGCATGA
- a CDS encoding DUF309 domain-containing protein, whose product MTEAAPQEFWQGVEEFNNREYYACHDTLEALWMESAEPEKKFYQGVLQIAVALYHLGNHNWRGAVTLLGEGIKKLRYYQPNYADIDVDKLVEESAELLSALQQAGAEKIAEFVQHFETTETYPGGDTTLQVPKIVKNIS is encoded by the coding sequence ATGACTGAAGCAGCGCCTCAAGAATTTTGGCAAGGTGTAGAAGAATTTAATAACAGAGAATACTACGCTTGCCACGATACTCTAGAGGCTCTGTGGATGGAGTCCGCAGAGCCTGAAAAGAAGTTTTATCAAGGCGTTTTGCAAATCGCAGTAGCCCTCTATCACCTTGGCAATCACAATTGGCGCGGTGCTGTAACTCTGCTGGGAGAAGGTATCAAAAAATTGCGGTATTACCAGCCAAATTATGCTGATATTGATGTCGATAAATTAGTTGAGGAGAGTGCCGAATTGTTGAGTGCTTTGCAACAAGCTGGTGCAGAAAAAATAGCTGAATTTGTCCAACATTTTGAGACAACAGAAACCTACCCCGGTGGCGACACAACTTTGCAGGTGCCGAAAATAGTTAAAAACATTTCCTAG
- a CDS encoding PilT/PilU family type 4a pilus ATPase gives MSTTSGNLLANTNQPPPSQASGVKTSRSRFQEPHEATAAGEMHGGTRLRTPLQGSNQTPAPAGQVQDTTTREKTQIQGSDRPPAPPAGQVQAGQARNASAVSPSIERMVKHAHTQQASDVHIRVGEVPRYRIRGQMIALGNHEKVTPELFEHYLAEILTPAQRQKFAETKELDTALYYPGFLRCRVNCFEALLGGAIVLRLIPLDVPSIEGLGLPPILKEIVQRQQGLILVTGPTGSGKSTTLAAMIRHMNESLAKHIITIEDPVEFVHASLKSLVSQREVGLHTHEFHHALRSALREDPDAILIGEMRDRITVDIALKAAQTGHLVFGTLHTRNAINAVNRLLGIYNPDEQPSMRIQIADCLVAVVAQILMQTTDGRRTAAHEILINTPAMQDFLMKGNDDEAYHLIENGIDDGMQVLNQALCELVLMGKISGDEAVKVSPDVGDLRRRVRNEGADPARASREFSSHDSGYRPL, from the coding sequence ATGTCAACAACATCTGGAAATCTTCTTGCGAATACAAATCAACCACCACCCAGTCAAGCGTCGGGTGTAAAAACATCTAGATCTCGGTTTCAAGAACCTCACGAGGCAACAGCAGCTGGTGAAATGCACGGGGGAACAAGGCTCAGAACTCCTTTGCAAGGGTCTAACCAAACACCTGCACCAGCAGGTCAAGTTCAGGATACAACAACAAGGGAGAAAACTCAGATTCAAGGGTCCGATCGGCCACCAGCGCCACCCGCAGGTCAAGTCCAGGCAGGACAGGCTAGGAACGCCTCTGCGGTGTCTCCCTCGATCGAACGGATGGTGAAGCACGCCCATACCCAGCAAGCTTCTGACGTTCATATCAGAGTTGGAGAAGTTCCCAGATATCGAATTCGCGGTCAGATGATAGCGCTGGGGAATCACGAGAAGGTGACGCCCGAACTTTTTGAACACTATCTAGCCGAAATCCTCACACCAGCTCAGCGACAAAAGTTTGCAGAAACAAAGGAACTGGACACAGCCCTTTATTACCCAGGCTTTTTGCGCTGTCGGGTGAATTGTTTTGAAGCGCTGCTGGGTGGTGCGATCGTTCTGCGCTTGATTCCTTTGGACGTTCCTTCTATTGAGGGGTTAGGGTTGCCGCCCATCCTTAAAGAGATTGTGCAGCGCCAGCAAGGACTTATTCTAGTTACAGGGCCAACGGGTTCTGGTAAATCAACTACTCTGGCGGCAATGATTCGTCACATGAATGAATCGTTGGCAAAGCACATCATCACGATCGAAGATCCGGTTGAATTCGTTCACGCTTCCCTAAAAAGCCTGGTTAGTCAGCGAGAAGTGGGTTTGCACACCCACGAGTTTCATCATGCGCTGCGATCGGCTTTGCGGGAAGACCCGGATGCGATTCTGATTGGGGAAATGCGCGATCGCATCACCGTTGACATAGCTTTAAAAGCCGCCCAAACGGGTCACCTAGTCTTTGGAACGTTGCACACCCGCAACGCTATCAACGCCGTTAACAGATTGCTGGGGATATACAATCCAGACGAACAGCCATCCATGCGTATCCAAATCGCTGATTGCTTGGTCGCAGTGGTTGCCCAAATACTGATGCAAACAACAGATGGGCGTCGCACAGCAGCCCACGAAATCTTAATCAATACCCCTGCCATGCAGGACTTCCTGATGAAGGGTAATGACGACGAAGCCTATCACTTAATCGAAAATGGCATTGATGATGGTATGCAGGTGCTAAATCAGGCACTCTGCGAATTGGTGTTAATGGGCAAGATCAGCGGCGATGAAGCTGTGAAAGTTTCTCCAGATGTTGGAGATCTGCGCCGTCGGGTTCGCAACGAAGGGGCCGATCCAGCTCGTGCAAGCCGTGAGTTTAGCAGTCACGATAGTGGCTATAGGCCGTTATAG
- a CDS encoding DUF58 domain-containing protein, producing MSVVHRFANWLETHWVTPAYSGWVLGAFSICFFGAAINTMAGWLYVISGISFALLGIAATLPVRSLQGIRLQRLPIEPVSSGDRLTVELQIENQSKEPKTLLQFQDMIPFVLGQPVQGTIETIPPQESYRWIYYHPTQRRGVYRWHTVQLRTATPLGLFWCRRHRQVPATAIVYPTVLPLTTCPLVDELGQEDTAQFYSRDRRSKSANENVTRSLRPYRWGDPIRLVHWRTSARYGELRVRELEVFTGGQEVVICLDSAGIWRQEDFEQAVIAAASLYFYATRCQLKAKLWTAGTGLLHGHRVVLEALASVNPGEVPGTIGPPNQPLIWLAQNSVGFNSLPPGSRTVLWPATSSAEQKNLINSDRPGLLIDPEQPLQPQLGKGSGARG from the coding sequence ATGAGCGTGGTGCATCGATTTGCCAACTGGTTAGAAACCCACTGGGTTACCCCTGCTTACAGTGGTTGGGTTTTGGGAGCTTTTTCTATTTGCTTTTTCGGAGCCGCCATCAATACAATGGCAGGATGGCTTTACGTGATTAGCGGCATCAGTTTTGCTTTGTTGGGAATAGCGGCGACTTTGCCAGTACGATCGCTCCAGGGCATTCGACTACAGCGTCTTCCCATAGAACCCGTTAGTTCCGGCGATCGACTAACCGTTGAATTACAAATAGAAAATCAGAGTAAAGAACCTAAGACTCTGCTGCAATTTCAAGACATGATTCCTTTTGTACTGGGTCAGCCAGTGCAAGGAACGATCGAAACTATTCCTCCCCAAGAAAGTTACCGCTGGATTTACTATCACCCCACTCAACGGCGGGGCGTTTATCGGTGGCATACCGTGCAGCTAAGAACTGCAACCCCATTGGGATTGTTTTGGTGTCGCCGACACCGCCAAGTTCCAGCTACAGCAATAGTCTATCCCACTGTCCTACCCCTGACCACCTGCCCTTTGGTAGATGAACTGGGGCAAGAAGATACAGCACAGTTTTATAGTCGCGATCGCAGATCCAAATCCGCCAACGAAAATGTGACGCGATCGCTCAGACCTTACCGCTGGGGCGACCCTATCCGTCTCGTTCACTGGCGAACCAGCGCCCGTTACGGCGAATTGCGAGTGCGCGAGTTAGAAGTCTTCACGGGCGGTCAGGAAGTCGTTATCTGCCTCGACAGCGCTGGCATCTGGCGGCAGGAGGATTTTGAGCAAGCAGTCATTGCCGCCGCTTCTCTGTATTTCTACGCAACCCGGTGTCAATTGAAAGCAAAGCTCTGGACAGCTGGGACTGGTTTATTACACGGTCACCGTGTAGTTCTAGAAGCTTTAGCATCCGTTAACCCAGGGGAAGTACCCGGTACGATTGGCCCACCAAACCAGCCTTTAATCTGGCTCGCTCAAAACTCTGTGGGTTTTAACTCGCTTCCCCCTGGTAGCCGGACAGTCCTGTGGCCCGCAACATCGTCAGCAGAGCAAAAAAACTTAATAAATAGCGATCGCCCCGGCCTTCTAATTGACCCCGAACAACCGCTGCAACCCCAGCTAGGGAAGGGGTCAGGGGCTAGGGGCTAG
- the lptB gene encoding LPS export ABC transporter ATP-binding protein yields MKIVLENIHKSYGKRVIVNRVNLSVAQGEVVGLLGPNGAGKTTTFYIATGLEKPNQGKVWLNELDITEAPMHQRAKLGIGYLAQEPSIFRNLTVRDNILLVMEQTQVPQRKRTERLEKLLQEFRLQKVAYTKGIQVSGGERRRTELARALASGQDGPKFLFLDEPFAGVDPIAVAEIQEMVGQLRDRQMGILITDHNVRETLAITDRAYIMRDGQILASGSADELYNNPLVRQYYLGDNFQA; encoded by the coding sequence GTGAAAATTGTCTTAGAAAACATACACAAATCTTATGGTAAGCGCGTCATCGTCAATCGCGTCAACCTCTCTGTAGCCCAAGGAGAAGTAGTCGGCTTGCTTGGGCCTAACGGTGCCGGGAAAACAACAACATTTTACATCGCCACAGGTCTAGAGAAGCCAAATCAAGGTAAAGTTTGGCTTAATGAACTCGACATTACTGAAGCCCCAATGCACCAAAGGGCAAAACTGGGCATTGGATATCTAGCCCAAGAACCCAGTATTTTTCGCAACTTAACGGTGCGGGACAATATTCTGTTGGTGATGGAACAAACCCAAGTACCTCAAAGAAAACGCACAGAGCGTTTAGAGAAATTATTGCAGGAGTTTCGCCTGCAAAAAGTGGCCTACACCAAAGGAATACAAGTTTCTGGGGGGGAAAGGCGGCGAACGGAATTGGCAAGAGCTTTGGCATCTGGGCAGGACGGCCCAAAATTTTTGTTTTTGGATGAACCGTTTGCCGGTGTTGACCCAATTGCTGTAGCGGAAATACAGGAGATGGTGGGGCAATTGCGCGATCGCCAAATGGGTATCTTAATCACAGATCACAACGTCCGCGAAACCTTGGCAATCACAGACCGAGCCTACATTATGCGAGATGGACAAATCCTAGCCTCTGGCAGTGCAGACGAACTTTACAATAATCCCCTTGTGCGGCAGTACTATCTGGGAGATAACTTTCAAGCGTAG
- a CDS encoding DUF1622 domain-containing protein — protein MKREPLPDSLINILLPLTLIFGLVFLLSLDVGDGNAEVSSTPLESWIKFIVGYLAAGAEIAAAIVIGTAVVRGIGAYLRQFFSRTRQHYDSTESIRLQLGRVLALGLEFTIASDILRTAVAPTRQDILNLGAIVLLRTLLNYFLEREIRQGEERRYSDREPK, from the coding sequence ATGAAAAGAGAGCCTTTACCTGATTCTCTTATCAATATTCTGCTGCCACTGACATTAATTTTTGGTTTGGTTTTTCTATTGAGTCTCGATGTAGGAGATGGTAACGCAGAAGTGTCGAGTACTCCGCTGGAGTCATGGATCAAGTTTATTGTTGGCTATTTAGCAGCAGGGGCAGAAATTGCGGCGGCGATCGTTATTGGAACTGCGGTTGTCCGTGGCATTGGTGCTTATTTACGCCAATTTTTTTCGCGGACGCGACAACATTATGATTCTACGGAGTCAATCCGCCTGCAATTGGGACGAGTGCTGGCGTTGGGATTGGAATTTACTATTGCTAGCGATATCTTACGCACGGCTGTTGCGCCGACTCGCCAGGATATTTTAAATTTGGGTGCGATCGTTCTTTTAAGGACTCTACTAAATTATTTCTTAGAGCGTGAGATTAGGCAGGGGGAGGAAAGGCGCTATAGCGATCGCGAACCTAAGTGA
- a CDS encoding class I SAM-dependent methyltransferase: MSNQTPEVTPELFFNTVTAYQRTGALKGAIELDVFTAISEGNQTVSSLAQRCSASERGMRILCDYLVTIDFLTKEADRYGLTPDAAMFLVKHSPGYMGSAVEFLVSQTMVDGFKDVAAAVRKGGTTIPDTGTVAPDHPVWVNFAKAMAPLMAVPGQLMAQLVDGDASKPLKVLDIAAGHGLFGIAIAKRNPHAQIVAVDWSGVLELAKENAQEGGVGDRYSTIPGSAFDVDWGTGYDLALLTNFLHHFDVATCETLLKKIHAAIAPDGRVVTLEQVPNSDRVTPPEAARFSLVMLTTTPHGDAYTFAEYEQMFSNAGFARSELHPLPPSLAQVVISYK, translated from the coding sequence ATGTCCAACCAGACCCCAGAAGTTACGCCTGAACTTTTTTTCAATACCGTCACGGCTTACCAGCGTACAGGAGCCCTCAAAGGGGCGATCGAATTGGATGTTTTTACGGCCATTAGCGAAGGCAATCAGACAGTTTCGTCACTAGCGCAAAGGTGTTCGGCGTCAGAACGAGGGATGCGGATCTTGTGCGACTATTTGGTAACGATCGACTTTCTGACTAAGGAAGCCGATCGCTACGGACTGACTCCAGATGCAGCGATGTTTCTTGTCAAGCACAGTCCTGGGTACATGGGTAGCGCAGTGGAATTCCTCGTTTCCCAGACGATGGTGGATGGATTCAAAGATGTTGCTGCCGCCGTCCGAAAAGGCGGTACGACGATACCAGACACGGGAACGGTAGCACCCGATCATCCCGTATGGGTAAACTTTGCTAAGGCTATGGCTCCCTTGATGGCGGTTCCGGGACAATTGATGGCGCAGCTGGTAGACGGCGATGCCAGTAAGCCTTTGAAAGTGCTTGATATTGCAGCAGGTCACGGTTTGTTTGGCATTGCGATCGCAAAGCGCAATCCCCATGCCCAAATCGTAGCTGTAGATTGGTCTGGAGTGCTGGAGCTAGCAAAAGAAAACGCTCAAGAGGGGGGGGTTGGCGATCGCTACAGTACTATCCCTGGCAGCGCTTTTGATGTTGATTGGGGCACTGGCTACGATTTAGCTTTGCTAACTAACTTTTTGCATCATTTCGATGTGGCAACCTGTGAAACGTTGCTTAAGAAAATTCATGCAGCGATCGCTCCCGACGGTAGGGTGGTGACATTGGAACAAGTTCCCAACTCAGACCGGGTTACTCCCCCCGAAGCCGCGCGTTTCAGTTTGGTGATGCTTACTACTACTCCTCACGGCGATGCTTATACTTTTGCGGAATACGAACAGATGTTTAGCAATGCGGGTTTTGCGCGAAGCGAACTCCACCCCCTGCCTCCTTCCTTGGCGCAGGTAGTGATTTCATACAAGTAG